In Oryzias melastigma strain HK-1 linkage group LG16, ASM292280v2, whole genome shotgun sequence, a single genomic region encodes these proteins:
- the ankmy2a gene encoding ankyrin repeat and MYND domain-containing protein 2a isoform X1 — MSAPKKGDLSAREKELFEVISAGNVQEASRLLGCKDVRVNCLDEYGMTPLMHAAYKGKADMCRLLLQHGADVNCNQHEHGYTALMFAGLSGKTDITWMMLDAGAETDVTNSVGRTAAQMAAFVGQHDCVTVINNFFSRARLDYYTKAQGLEKEPKLPSKLAGPLHKIIMSTNLNPVRMVLLVKENPLLAEAEPLDKCRRVMELICEKCIKQQDMNEVLAMKMHFISCVLGKCASFLKEREDGLDGLVRSLLKGRDADGFPVYQEKFVRECIRKFPYCDATLLQQLVRSIAPVEIGNDPTALSVLTQAITGQVGFMDAEFCTTCGEKGAQKRCSICKTVIYCGQTCQKMHWFTHKKVCKKLQEQREKQEAEAAKLRMQQSKEESRAAQEAADSMQQLSVETSGEAAETPEPASVPADDH; from the exons ATGTCTGCTCCTAAAAAAGGAGACCTGTCTGCGCGGGAAAAGGAGCTGTTTGAGGTGATCAGCGCCG GAAACGTTCAGGAGGCCTCCAGGCTGCTGGGCTGTAAGGACGTCCGGGTCAACTGTCTGGATGAG TACGGGATGACGCCGCTCATGCACGCCGCCTACAAAGGCAAGGCGGACATGTGccggctgctgctgcagcacgGCGCCGACGTGAACTGTAACCAGCACGAGCACGGCTACACGGCGCTGATGTTCGCCGGCCTGTCAG GGAAGACCGACATCACCTGGATGATGCTGGACGCCGGCGCCGAAACAGACGTGACCAACTCCGTGGGGCGGACGGCGGCGCAGATGGCGGCTTTTGTCG GCCAGCACGACTGCGTCACCGTCATCAACAACTTCTTCTCGCGCGCCCGGCTGGACTATTACACCAAAGCGCAGGGTCTGGAGAAGGAGCCCAAACTGCCGTCCAAACTGGCCGGGCCGCTCCACAAGATCATCATGAGCACCAACCTGAACCCCGTCAGG ATGGTCCTGCTGGTGAAGGAGAACCCGCTGCTGGCGGAGGCGGAGCCTCTGGACAAGTGCCGGCGGGTGATGGAGCTGATCTGTGAGAAGTGCATCAAGCAGCAGGACATGAACGAGGTCCTGGCCATGAAGATGCACTTCATCAGCTGCGTGCTGGGGAAGTGCGCCTCCTTCCTGAAGGAGCGCGAGGACGGGCTGGACGGGCTGGTCAGGAG TCTGCTGAAAGGCCGGGACGCCGACGGCTTCCCCGTCTACCAGGAGAAGTTCGTGCGGGAGTGTATCCGGAAGTTTCCGTACTGCGACGCCacgctgctgcagcagctggtgAGGAGCATCGCCCCCGTGGAGATC GGCAACGACCCCACGGCGCTGTCGGTGCTGACTCAGGCCATCACGGGCCAGGTCGGCTTCATGGACGCCGAGTTCTGCACCACCTGCGGCGAGAAGGGAGCCCAGAAGAGGTGCTCCATCTGTAAAACG GTGATCTACTGCGGCCAAACCTGCCAGAAGATGCACTGGTTCACCCACAAGAAGGTCTGTAAGAAGCTGCAGGAGCAGCGAGAGAAACAGGAAGCTGAAGCAGCCAAACTGAGGATGCAGCAGAGCAAAG AGGAGAGCCGAGCCGCTCAGGAAGCTGCCGACTCCATGCAGCAGCTCTCCGTGGAGACCAGCGGCGAGGCTGCAGAAACGCCGGAGCCCGCCTCCGTCCCGGCAGACGACCACTGA
- the ankmy2a gene encoding ankyrin repeat and MYND domain-containing protein 2a isoform X2 yields the protein MTPLMHAAYKGKADMCRLLLQHGADVNCNQHEHGYTALMFAGLSGKTDITWMMLDAGAETDVTNSVGRTAAQMAAFVGQHDCVTVINNFFSRARLDYYTKAQGLEKEPKLPSKLAGPLHKIIMSTNLNPVRMVLLVKENPLLAEAEPLDKCRRVMELICEKCIKQQDMNEVLAMKMHFISCVLGKCASFLKEREDGLDGLVRSLLKGRDADGFPVYQEKFVRECIRKFPYCDATLLQQLVRSIAPVEIGNDPTALSVLTQAITGQVGFMDAEFCTTCGEKGAQKRCSICKTVIYCGQTCQKMHWFTHKKVCKKLQEQREKQEAEAAKLRMQQSKEESRAAQEAADSMQQLSVETSGEAAETPEPASVPADDH from the exons ATGACGCCGCTCATGCACGCCGCCTACAAAGGCAAGGCGGACATGTGccggctgctgctgcagcacgGCGCCGACGTGAACTGTAACCAGCACGAGCACGGCTACACGGCGCTGATGTTCGCCGGCCTGTCAG GGAAGACCGACATCACCTGGATGATGCTGGACGCCGGCGCCGAAACAGACGTGACCAACTCCGTGGGGCGGACGGCGGCGCAGATGGCGGCTTTTGTCG GCCAGCACGACTGCGTCACCGTCATCAACAACTTCTTCTCGCGCGCCCGGCTGGACTATTACACCAAAGCGCAGGGTCTGGAGAAGGAGCCCAAACTGCCGTCCAAACTGGCCGGGCCGCTCCACAAGATCATCATGAGCACCAACCTGAACCCCGTCAGG ATGGTCCTGCTGGTGAAGGAGAACCCGCTGCTGGCGGAGGCGGAGCCTCTGGACAAGTGCCGGCGGGTGATGGAGCTGATCTGTGAGAAGTGCATCAAGCAGCAGGACATGAACGAGGTCCTGGCCATGAAGATGCACTTCATCAGCTGCGTGCTGGGGAAGTGCGCCTCCTTCCTGAAGGAGCGCGAGGACGGGCTGGACGGGCTGGTCAGGAG TCTGCTGAAAGGCCGGGACGCCGACGGCTTCCCCGTCTACCAGGAGAAGTTCGTGCGGGAGTGTATCCGGAAGTTTCCGTACTGCGACGCCacgctgctgcagcagctggtgAGGAGCATCGCCCCCGTGGAGATC GGCAACGACCCCACGGCGCTGTCGGTGCTGACTCAGGCCATCACGGGCCAGGTCGGCTTCATGGACGCCGAGTTCTGCACCACCTGCGGCGAGAAGGGAGCCCAGAAGAGGTGCTCCATCTGTAAAACG GTGATCTACTGCGGCCAAACCTGCCAGAAGATGCACTGGTTCACCCACAAGAAGGTCTGTAAGAAGCTGCAGGAGCAGCGAGAGAAACAGGAAGCTGAAGCAGCCAAACTGAGGATGCAGCAGAGCAAAG AGGAGAGCCGAGCCGCTCAGGAAGCTGCCGACTCCATGCAGCAGCTCTCCGTGGAGACCAGCGGCGAGGCTGCAGAAACGCCGGAGCCCGCCTCCGTCCCGGCAGACGACCACTGA
- the LOC112136677 gene encoding C-type lectin lectoxin-Thr1 — MNLTTWNGARDFCRQHHTDLSSLRNDAEYQMVGEVSEGQEVYVGLFRDPWEWSDQTESSLRFWRPTQTVNTAFTDNCVALLRAESGHWGDMECSIERPFLCSYAMKDLQFTKVKVRIQDSTLDPNEPRVQESLLEQMKLELKKTTSIGVRLSWRSGSDGKVFVKKSPPGNV; from the exons ATGAATCTGACGACCTGGAACGGCGCTCGAGATTTCTGCCGACAACACCACACAGACCTGAGCAGCCTGAGGAATGACGCAGAGTACCAGATGGTGGGGGAGGTCTCTGAAGGCCAGGAAGTCTACGTGGGCCTCTTCAGAGATCCCTGGGAGTGGTCGGACCAGACCGAGTCCTCGTTGAGGTTCTGGAGGCCGACCCAAACAGTCAACACTGCGTTTACTGATAACTGTGTGGCTCTGCTGAGGGCGGAGTCTGGTCATTGGGGAGACATGGAGTGCAGCATCGAGAGGCCGTTCCTGTGTTCCTACG CCATGAAGGATCTGCAGTTCACCAAAGTGAAAGTCAGAATCCAGGACTCCACGCTGGATCCGAACGAGCCGAGGGTGCAGGAGAGCCTCCTGGAGCAG ATGAAGCTGGAGCTGAAGAAGACCACGAGCATCGGCGTCCGTCTGAGCTGGAGGAGCGGCTCCGATGGGAAAGTGTTCGTGAAGAAGAGTCCACCCGGAAATGTCTGA
- the pkdc gene encoding uncharacterized protein pkdc has product MTPEQQDFVLRACGASSLCAGATIQSLWSGYGEIVRVHLQGSRRPSVILKHVKFPVEAEHPGGWNTDRSHRRKVRSYQVETNWYQNFSTDDSCRIPACLAACSHGDEMLIVLEDLDVAGFDGRRTSVKDQEIRACLGWLAHFHALFLGVEPEGLWPVGTYWHLETRPDELEAMDDAELKAAAADIDRTLNECRFKTIVHGDAKLANFCFSPSGQEVAAVDFQYVGGGCGMKDVVYFLGSCMDERECEKRVPGLLDLYFSELKAALRRDVDGDALEKEWRDMFAFAWTDFHRFLLGWMPGHWKINRYSKRLTREVLCKIQNRKKNH; this is encoded by the exons ATGACTCCGGAGCAGCAGGACTTCGTCCTCCGGGCCTGCGGGGCCTCCTCCCTCTGCGCAGGCGCGACGATCCAGAGCCTGTGGAGCGGCTACGGGGAGATCGTGCGCGTGCACCTGCAGGGCAGCCGGCGGCCCTCCGTCATCCTCAAACACGTCAAGTTCCCGGTGGAGGCGGAGCATCCCGGCGGCTGGAACACGGACCGCTCCCACAGGCGGAAGGTCCGGTCCTACCAGGTGGAGACGAACTGGTACCAGAACTTCTCCACCGACGACAGCTGCCGCATCCCCGCCTGCCTGGCCGCCTGTTCCCATGGCGACGAGATGCTGATAGTTCTGGAGGATCTGGATGTGGCGGGATTTGATGGGAGACG CACCAGCGTGAAGGACCAGGAGATCAGAGCCTGCCTGGGTTGGCTTGCCCACTTCCACGCTCTCTTCCTGGGCGTTGAACCGGAGGGTTTGTGGCCCGTGGGGACCTACTGGCACCTGGAGACCCGTCCGGACGAGCTGGAGGCCATGGACGACGCCGAGCTCAAAGCCGCCGCCGCCGACATCGACCGTACGCTCAACGAGTGCCGCTTCAAGACCATCGTTCACGGAGACGCCAAGCTGGCCAACTTCTGCTTCTCCCCGAGCGGACAGGAGGTGGCGGCCGTGGACTTCCAGTACGTGGGAGGCGGCTGCGGGATGAAGGATGTGGTGTACTTCCTCGGCAGCTGCATGGACGAGAGGGAGTGTGAGAAGAGAGTCCCGGGACTGCTGGACCTTTACTTCTCCGAGCTGAAGGCGGCGCTGAGGCGGGACGTGGACGGCGACGCTCTGGAGAAAGAGTGGAGGGACATGTTTGCGTTTGCGTGGACGGACTTTCACCGCTTCCTGCTGGGATGGATGCCGGGACACTGGAAGATCAACCGATACAGCAAACGGTTAACCAGGGAGGTTCTGTGCAAGATACAGAACCGGAAAAAGAACCACTGA
- the herpud2 gene encoding homocysteine-responsive endoplasmic reticulum-resident ubiquitin-like domain member 2 protein isoform X1, with protein sequence MDSGGVDSPVTLIIKAPNQKYEDQTINCFLNWTVERLKSHISKVYPSRPLSRDQRLVYSGRLLQDHLQLGDVLRKQDEYHMMHLVCASHSPPASPVPRTPSSSSDSSTSDDSLSPENPPASSPIPGSSDGLRYRFPPYAQWPAAAQVPLNGGLPPHVPLHPAYMPLQMLWWQQMYARQYYLQYHAAVASAQPAAPPAPAPSPSPLPPAQPNEPVQPLGPAHNPLPEDQPANPIQMNAQGGPVLNDDELNRDWLDWLYTVSRASVLLSIVYFYSSFSRFVMVAGAMLLVYLYQAGWAIFRPEQQNFRGVDRAGAPQGEAERRQDLQEMERLMDDGMEDEDSAEEGGGGPEDPTAAAQPEPSLLTTAWSFISTFFTSLLPERPPHLAN encoded by the exons ATGGACTCTGGGGGAGTGGACAGTCCAGTGACCCTGATCATCAAGGCCCCCAACCAGAAGTATGAGGACCAGACCATCAACTGCTTCCTGAACTGGACCGTGGAGAGGCTGAAGAGCCACATCTCCAAAGTCTACCCCAGCAGACCG CTGTCCAGGGACCAGCGGCTGGTGTACTCGGGACGCCTCCTTCAGGACCACCTGCAGCTCGGAGACGTGCTCCGGAAG CAGGACGAATACCACATGATGCACCTGGTGTGTGCCTCCCACAGTCCTCCAGCGTCTCCGGTCCCTCGGACTCCTTCCAGCTCGTCCGACTCCAGC ACTTCAGACGATTCGCTGAGCCCAGAGAACCCGCCGGCCTCCTCCCCCATCCCAGGAAGTTCTGACGGGTTGAGGTACCGCTTCCCGCCGTACGCCCAGTG GCCGGCTGCAGCACAAGTCCCTCTAAACGGCGGGCTGCCCCCCCACGTGCCCCTCCACCCCGCGTACATGCCCCTGCAGATGCTGTGGTGGCAGCAGATGTACGCGCGTCAGTACTACCTGCAGTA CCATGCGGCCGTGGCGTCCGCCCAGCCCGCCGCCCCGCCGGCACCCGCCCCCTCCCCCTCGCCACTGCCCCCCGCTCAGCCCAACGAGCCCGTGCAGCCGCtcggccccgcccacaaccccCTGCCAGAGGACCAGCCGGCCAACCCCATCCAGATGAACGCGCAGGGCGGGCCGGTGCTGAACGACGACGAGCTGAACCGCGACTGGCTGGACTGGCTGTACACGGTGTCCCGCGCCAGCGTCCTGCTCAGCATCGTCTACTTCTACTCCTCCTTCAGCCGCTTCGTCATGGTGGCCGGCGCCATGCTGCTCGTCTACCT GTACCAGGCGGGATGGGCGATCTTCAGACCGGAGCAGCAGAACTTCAGAGGAGTGGACCGGGCCGGCGCTCCTCAGGGGGAGGCAGAAAGACGGCAGGACCTCCAGGAAATG GAGCGCCTGATGGATGACGGGATGGAGGACGAGGACAGCGCTGAGGAGGGGGGCGGCGGTCCAGAGGATCCGACCGCTGCAGCTCAGCCAGAACCCAGCTTACTGACCACAGCGTGGTCCTTCATCAGCACCTTCTTCACCTCCCTCCTCCCTGAGAGACCCCCCCACCTGGCCAACTAG
- the herpud2 gene encoding homocysteine-responsive endoplasmic reticulum-resident ubiquitin-like domain member 2 protein isoform X2: MDSGGVDSPVTLIIKAPNQKYEDQTINCFLNWTVERLKSHISKVYPSRPLSRDQRLVYSGRLLQDHLQLGDVLRKDEYHMMHLVCASHSPPASPVPRTPSSSSDSSTSDDSLSPENPPASSPIPGSSDGLRYRFPPYAQWPAAAQVPLNGGLPPHVPLHPAYMPLQMLWWQQMYARQYYLQYHAAVASAQPAAPPAPAPSPSPLPPAQPNEPVQPLGPAHNPLPEDQPANPIQMNAQGGPVLNDDELNRDWLDWLYTVSRASVLLSIVYFYSSFSRFVMVAGAMLLVYLYQAGWAIFRPEQQNFRGVDRAGAPQGEAERRQDLQEMERLMDDGMEDEDSAEEGGGGPEDPTAAAQPEPSLLTTAWSFISTFFTSLLPERPPHLAN; the protein is encoded by the exons ATGGACTCTGGGGGAGTGGACAGTCCAGTGACCCTGATCATCAAGGCCCCCAACCAGAAGTATGAGGACCAGACCATCAACTGCTTCCTGAACTGGACCGTGGAGAGGCTGAAGAGCCACATCTCCAAAGTCTACCCCAGCAGACCG CTGTCCAGGGACCAGCGGCTGGTGTACTCGGGACGCCTCCTTCAGGACCACCTGCAGCTCGGAGACGTGCTCCGGAAG GACGAATACCACATGATGCACCTGGTGTGTGCCTCCCACAGTCCTCCAGCGTCTCCGGTCCCTCGGACTCCTTCCAGCTCGTCCGACTCCAGC ACTTCAGACGATTCGCTGAGCCCAGAGAACCCGCCGGCCTCCTCCCCCATCCCAGGAAGTTCTGACGGGTTGAGGTACCGCTTCCCGCCGTACGCCCAGTG GCCGGCTGCAGCACAAGTCCCTCTAAACGGCGGGCTGCCCCCCCACGTGCCCCTCCACCCCGCGTACATGCCCCTGCAGATGCTGTGGTGGCAGCAGATGTACGCGCGTCAGTACTACCTGCAGTA CCATGCGGCCGTGGCGTCCGCCCAGCCCGCCGCCCCGCCGGCACCCGCCCCCTCCCCCTCGCCACTGCCCCCCGCTCAGCCCAACGAGCCCGTGCAGCCGCtcggccccgcccacaaccccCTGCCAGAGGACCAGCCGGCCAACCCCATCCAGATGAACGCGCAGGGCGGGCCGGTGCTGAACGACGACGAGCTGAACCGCGACTGGCTGGACTGGCTGTACACGGTGTCCCGCGCCAGCGTCCTGCTCAGCATCGTCTACTTCTACTCCTCCTTCAGCCGCTTCGTCATGGTGGCCGGCGCCATGCTGCTCGTCTACCT GTACCAGGCGGGATGGGCGATCTTCAGACCGGAGCAGCAGAACTTCAGAGGAGTGGACCGGGCCGGCGCTCCTCAGGGGGAGGCAGAAAGACGGCAGGACCTCCAGGAAATG GAGCGCCTGATGGATGACGGGATGGAGGACGAGGACAGCGCTGAGGAGGGGGGCGGCGGTCCAGAGGATCCGACCGCTGCAGCTCAGCCAGAACCCAGCTTACTGACCACAGCGTGGTCCTTCATCAGCACCTTCTTCACCTCCCTCCTCCCTGAGAGACCCCCCCACCTGGCCAACTAG